One window from the genome of Flavobacterium agricola encodes:
- a CDS encoding alpha-ketoglutarate-dependent dioxygenase AlkB family protein: protein MPSLFDQNPTNHNILPYQGEAIYYGFAFSDAEATAYFNLLFNQIEWQNDQALIFGKLVTTKRKVAWYGTQAFSYTYSNIQKTALPFTADLLAIKAKVEQISGATYNSCLLNLYHDGSEGMAWHSDAEKQLQKNGAIASVSFGATRTFCFKHKTTKEKIDVILPSGSLLVMQGETQTHWLHRLPPTKKVIAPRINLTFRTIVETQKNDNIL, encoded by the coding sequence ATGCCTTCTTTATTCGATCAAAATCCTACAAACCATAATATATTGCCCTACCAAGGCGAAGCAATATATTATGGTTTTGCTTTTTCTGATGCCGAAGCAACTGCTTATTTTAATTTATTATTTAATCAAATTGAGTGGCAAAACGATCAGGCCCTTATTTTTGGCAAGTTAGTAACCACAAAACGTAAAGTTGCTTGGTACGGTACGCAAGCTTTTTCGTACACGTATTCAAACATTCAAAAAACAGCACTTCCATTTACAGCAGATCTTTTAGCTATAAAAGCCAAAGTAGAGCAAATTTCTGGGGCAACTTACAATTCTTGTCTTTTAAACTTATATCATGATGGAAGCGAAGGAATGGCTTGGCATAGCGATGCCGAAAAACAATTGCAAAAAAATGGCGCTATTGCATCAGTAAGTTTTGGAGCAACTCGTACTTTTTGTTTTAAACATAAAACAACTAAAGAAAAAATAGATGTTATTTTACCGTCTGGTAGCTTATTAGTTATGCAAGGCGAAACACAAACGCATTGGTTGCATCGTTTACCACCAACCAAAAAGGTTATTGCGCCACGCATTAATTTAACTTTTAGAACCATTGTAGAAACACAAAAAAATGATAATATTTTATAA
- a CDS encoding leucyl aminopeptidase family protein — protein MLQLTNTLTNNQNIVYLVQPNAAIENNVPTHIQSAFKSFVASDLNEDYVKIGTDFFFFVKENSDLEKLRVAGFNVRQKLDKNIASITLVGNGEQALALAEGIALSNYQFLKYFSDADEKEYMLETIYMLGNVTAEQINEMNQIIKAVFWGRDMVNEPSSYLSAVQLAKEIQEIGAEAHLNVEVLNKKAIQELKMGGLLAVNLGSIEPPTFTIVEYKPEKPINKKPIVLVGKGVVYDTGGLSLKPTAGSMDLMKSDMGGAACMAGTIYAAALNKLNVHIITLIPATDNRPGQNAYAPGDVIKMYDGTTVEVLNTDAEGRMILADAIAYANQFEPELIINAATLTGAALVAAGTRASCLMSNADANLTKQVLDAGQYVHERMIELPLWDDYKEQIKSSIADLKNIGGRDAGTITAGKFLEHFAKQPFMHIDIAGPAFTERLENYKGNGGTGTGIRTLYHFLKNLK, from the coding sequence ATGTTACAACTAACAAATACCTTAACAAACAATCAAAACATTGTTTATTTAGTTCAGCCCAATGCTGCCATAGAAAATAACGTGCCAACGCATATTCAATCTGCATTTAAAAGCTTTGTTGCTAGTGATTTAAATGAAGATTATGTGAAAATAGGAACCGATTTTTTCTTTTTTGTAAAAGAAAATTCAGATTTAGAAAAATTACGCGTTGCCGGATTTAATGTACGTCAAAAACTAGATAAAAATATTGCATCTATTACCTTAGTTGGTAACGGAGAACAAGCTTTGGCTTTGGCCGAAGGAATTGCCTTGTCAAATTATCAGTTTCTAAAATACTTTTCAGATGCCGATGAAAAGGAATATATGTTAGAAACCATTTATATGTTAGGCAATGTAACTGCAGAACAAATTAACGAAATGAACCAAATTATTAAGGCCGTTTTTTGGGGCCGTGATATGGTAAACGAACCTTCGTCGTATTTATCTGCTGTACAATTAGCAAAAGAAATTCAAGAAATTGGAGCCGAAGCACATTTAAATGTTGAGGTACTTAACAAAAAAGCCATTCAAGAACTTAAAATGGGCGGATTGCTTGCTGTTAACTTAGGTTCTATTGAGCCACCAACGTTTACTATTGTAGAATATAAGCCAGAAAAACCGATTAACAAAAAACCAATTGTTTTAGTTGGAAAAGGCGTGGTTTACGATACCGGAGGTTTATCTTTAAAACCAACTGCCGGATCTATGGATTTAATGAAATCGGATATGGGTGGAGCAGCTTGTATGGCAGGTACTATTTATGCTGCAGCTTTAAATAAATTAAACGTACATATTATTACTTTAATTCCTGCAACCGATAACCGACCAGGGCAAAATGCTTATGCGCCTGGCGATGTAATTAAAATGTATGATGGCACAACCGTTGAAGTTTTAAATACGGATGCAGAAGGCCGAATGATTTTAGCCGATGCAATTGCTTACGCCAACCAATTTGAACCGGAATTAATTATTAATGCTGCAACTTTAACCGGAGCTGCATTAGTTGCAGCTGGTACACGCGCAAGTTGTTTAATGAGTAATGCAGATGCTAACCTTACTAAACAAGTACTTGATGCAGGCCAATATGTACACGAACGCATGATTGAATTACCACTGTGGGACGATTATAAAGAACAAATAAAATCGTCAATAGCCGATTTAAAAAATATTGGTGGTCGTGATGCGGGTACAATTACTGCAGGTAAGTTTTTAGAGCATTTTGCAAAACAACCTTTTATGCATATTGATATTGCTGGACCAGCTTTTACCGAACGTTTAGAAAATTATAAAGGAAACGGTGGTACCGGTACAGGAATACGCACATTATATCACTTTTTAAAAAATTTAAAATAG
- a CDS encoding YceI family protein, whose product MKKVFLVMALAVSSLVATAQNFTNDKAHSKLGFSVSHLTISDVEGQFNDFTVHLSSFENQNVLGSKFHVVAEINSINTGIEARDNHLKSADFFDAAKNPRLEFQSKSIKKVKGNNYKLVGDLTLHGVTKSVTLDLIYNGSVDNQGVITYGFTVKGKLNRNDFGVGAGFPTAVVGDEVTLVSNLEFATPKAK is encoded by the coding sequence ATGAAAAAAGTATTTCTTGTAATGGCTTTAGCCGTAAGTTCATTAGTTGCAACTGCACAAAACTTTACAAATGATAAAGCGCACTCTAAATTAGGTTTTTCTGTTTCTCACTTAACAATATCTGACGTAGAAGGACAATTTAATGATTTTACTGTTCATTTATCATCTTTTGAAAATCAAAACGTTTTAGGATCAAAATTCCATGTTGTTGCTGAAATTAATTCTATCAACACAGGAATCGAAGCTAGAGATAATCACTTAAAATCGGCAGATTTTTTTGATGCTGCAAAAAATCCAAGATTAGAGTTTCAATCTAAATCAATCAAGAAAGTAAAAGGAAATAACTATAAATTAGTAGGTGATTTAACTTTACACGGGGTAACAAAATCGGTTACTTTAGATTTAATTTATAACGGTAGCGTAGATAACCAAGGTGTGATAACTTACGGATTTACAGTTAAAGGTAAATTAAACAGAAATGATTTTGGTGTAGGTGCAGGTTTCCCAACGGCTGTAGTTGGAGATGAGGTTACTCTTGTTTCTAACTTAGAATTTGCAACTCCAAAAGCAAAATAA
- the rluF gene encoding 23S rRNA pseudouridine(2604) synthase RluF, which yields MEDQKKRLNKFLSESGFCSRREADRLIEEGRVTVNDIVPEMGTRVSDDDEIRVNGQLIKAKQDAFTYLAFYKPIGIECTTNTAVKNNIVDYINYHERIFPIGRLDKDSEGLILMTNDGDIVNKILRGSNNHEKEYLVTVNKPITERFIEGMRNGVPILDTVTKKCRVEQISKNIFRIFLTQGLNRQIRRMCEYFDYEVMHLKRIRVLNISLDIAVGEHRKLTAAEMKELNQIISSSDKHIPAEEGPQVAPAKRNFPREKQSEKQARAPRNERRNATSSSNQSDRELDRKPMAERPLRNERRNPRNK from the coding sequence ATGGAAGATCAGAAAAAAAGGCTCAATAAATTTTTATCAGAAAGTGGTTTTTGCTCACGCCGTGAGGCAGACCGATTAATTGAAGAAGGACGTGTAACCGTTAACGACATTGTTCCAGAAATGGGCACGCGCGTTAGCGATGACGATGAAATACGTGTTAACGGACAATTAATTAAAGCCAAACAAGATGCCTTTACTTACCTTGCTTTTTACAAACCAATTGGTATTGAATGTACTACCAATACTGCAGTAAAAAATAACATTGTTGATTATATTAATTATCACGAACGCATTTTTCCTATTGGCCGATTAGATAAAGATTCTGAAGGTTTAATTTTAATGACTAACGATGGGGATATTGTTAATAAAATTTTACGCGGTAGTAACAACCACGAAAAAGAATATTTAGTAACCGTAAACAAACCCATAACCGAACGTTTTATTGAAGGCATGCGTAATGGTGTACCTATTTTAGATACCGTTACCAAAAAATGCCGAGTAGAACAGATTAGCAAAAACATTTTCAGAATATTTTTAACCCAAGGGCTAAACCGTCAGATTAGACGTATGTGTGAATATTTTGATTATGAAGTGATGCATTTAAAACGCATTCGTGTTTTAAACATTAGTTTAGATATTGCAGTGGGCGAACACAGAAAGTTAACTGCAGCTGAAATGAAAGAATTAAATCAGATTATTTCGAGTTCTGATAAACATATACCAGCAGAAGAAGGACCACAAGTTGCACCAGCAAAACGTAATTTTCCGAGAGAAAAACAAAGTGAAAAACAAGCAAGAGCGCCAAGAAATGAACGCAGAAACGCAACTTCATCTTCAAACCAATCCGATCGAGAATTAGATAGAAAACCAATGGCAGAAAGACCATTACGTAATGAACGAAGAAATCCTAGAAATAAATAA
- a CDS encoding alpha/beta fold hydrolase, which produces MNGNFFYELKTKSLGFLINSINFFSPKMASALAYRFFSRPSEGKLTLKELNPLHIFADKEFIEIDDQKYQIYIWRNGPKKVLLVHGWESNSMRWSWLLYYLKFKNYTFISVDGPAQGLSSGDELNVIEYTKFLEQVIQKYQPEVIIGHSMGGAVTMYHQSIYASACVKKIIVMGAPSQFTSISAYYKRLIGMNDKAYHNFLRYIENRFNFEENTAQEINFIQNYAAKGLVIHDLNDEIVPFGNALKITEVWKNSKLYQTVGKGHALQDDGIFKVIEKFIWEEDELEKNVSLHHGRSEKKAQ; this is translated from the coding sequence ATGAATGGCAATTTTTTTTACGAGTTAAAAACCAAATCGTTAGGATTTTTAATTAACAGCATTAATTTCTTTAGTCCAAAAATGGCCTCGGCCCTTGCCTACCGTTTTTTTTCTCGTCCAAGCGAAGGTAAACTTACTTTAAAAGAGCTGAATCCGTTACATATTTTTGCTGATAAAGAATTTATTGAAATTGACGACCAAAAATATCAAATTTACATTTGGCGAAACGGCCCAAAAAAAGTGCTTTTAGTTCACGGTTGGGAAAGTAATTCGATGCGTTGGAGCTGGTTGTTGTACTATTTAAAATTTAAAAACTATACCTTTATTTCGGTTGATGGCCCAGCCCAAGGTTTATCGAGCGGCGATGAATTAAATGTAATAGAATACACCAAATTTTTAGAACAAGTTATTCAAAAATATCAGCCAGAGGTAATTATTGGCCATTCTATGGGTGGAGCTGTAACCATGTACCACCAAAGCATTTATGCATCAGCTTGCGTAAAAAAAATAATTGTAATGGGTGCGCCAAGCCAATTTACTTCTATTTCTGCCTATTACAAACGCTTAATCGGAATGAATGATAAGGCGTATCACAACTTTTTACGCTATATAGAAAACAGATTTAATTTTGAAGAAAACACAGCGCAAGAAATTAATTTTATTCAGAATTACGCGGCGAAAGGATTGGTAATTCATGATTTAAACGATGAAATTGTTCCATTTGGTAACGCCTTAAAAATTACCGAAGTTTGGAAAAATTCAAAGCTTTATCAAACCGTTGGTAAAGGTCACGCCTTGCAAGATGACGGCATTTTTAAAGTAATAGAGAAATTTATTTGGGAAGAAGATGAACTAGAAAAAAATGTATCTTTGCACCATGGAAGATCAGAAAAAAAGGCTCAATAA